One Cervus canadensis isolate Bull #8, Minnesota chromosome 31, ASM1932006v1, whole genome shotgun sequence genomic region harbors:
- the LOC122432428 gene encoding translation initiation factor IF-2-like codes for MIYPLMQVPARGLRSLGDPARPRGLRPARALVRVRSARGALLPGPRRQTPVARRTRALAGRRALRGCPEAPGRARCSPRQGAGPGPEPRARPRCRGSSRPGRSQGARLLCAPGKEPASGNPRRWGAGRGARVTVFPAGGWKGADSGSISCRRGADTTPVMNFRTKGRFTTRYL; via the exons ATGATCTATCCATTAATGCAA GTCCCTGCGCGCGGCCTCCGCTCGCTGGGAGACCCCGCGCGCCCCCGCGGCCTCCGCCCGGCGCGGGCCCTCGTTCGCGTCCGCTCCGCTCGGGGGGCTCTGCTGCCGGGGCCCCGGAGGCAGACGCCCGTGGCCCGGCGGACACGAGCGCTGGCGGGCAGGCGGGCGCTCCGCGGGTGCCCAGAGGCGCCTGGCCGTGCCCGGTGCAGCCCCCGGCAGGGTGCAGGGCCGGGCCCGGAGCCCCGTGCGCGGCCCCGGTGCCGCGGGTCCTCCCGCCCGGGGCGCTCACAGGGCGCCCGCCTGCTCTGCGCGCCCGGGAAAGAACCGGCGAGCGGGAATCCTCGGCGCTGGGGCGCAGGCCGCGGCGCTCGAGTTACGGTGTTTCCCGCTGGTGGGTGGAAGGGGGCCGACAGTGGGAGCATCTCATGCCGCCGTGGTGCTGACACCACTCCAGTCATGAATTTCAGAACCAAAGGACGCTTCACAACtcg atACTtgtaa